A genomic region of Metopolophium dirhodum isolate CAU chromosome 1, ASM1992520v1, whole genome shotgun sequence contains the following coding sequences:
- the LOC132933566 gene encoding general transcription factor IIF subunit 1, translated as MSFSQKVGGSSTSYMSPAISTKEFTLRVPKSSDVKYQMMKFNSNLNIDFDKWSHAKMERDVNKVDGKIAEEDMPKFGAGSEFGREARQEARKRRYGGNKKVSESSPWTLKVGGKKFRGVREGGITDNSSYYLFTHGDDGIIIAHKLEEWYNFQPVQRYKTLTSEEAEEEFGRRNKVLNHFTLMVQKRLKNEEEEEVDEDDKTKGKKAAKSRKSKELKISEMEEWEESEEDESEEEEQDEEKIEKKKKQKQKSKVKAKPKKKSKGSDESATEESDDGDEEGRELDYISDSSDDVTDDEAKVTKEMQGVSEEKALKSLLTSDEDEDEDAEKKEENKDEQNNSDVEEEDKTKKEESKPKQSSPNKKKKKTSDKKTKKDTDSDSDSSVDSSDIDCEPIRKRPFSLVDGMKNSDLIGFPGDTSIQSMEPAQKKARVEFSPVTMSDTHGITEEAVRRYLSRKPITTTQLVTKFKNRSNLSSEQLVRIIALLLKRINPEKKMIKNKMYLSLKH; from the exons ATGAGTTTTTCACAA AAAGTTGGCGGAAGCAGTACTTCTTACATGTCACCAGCAATCAGTACTAAAGAATTCACATTAAGAGTACCTAA gAGTTCTGATGTAAAATATCAGATGATGAAATTCAATAGTAACCTAAATATTGACTTTGACAAATGGTCTCATGCCAAAATGGAGAGAGATGTCAATAAAGTAGATGGAAAAATTGCAGAAGAAGATATGCCTAA atttggGGCAGGAAGTGAATTTGGCCGTGAAGCTAGACAAGAAGCAAGGAAAAGAAGATATGGAGGTAACAAAAAAGTGTCAGAATCTAGTCCTTGGACATTGAAAGTTGGTGGgaaaaa ATTTAGGGGTGTGCGTGAAGGAGGAATAACTGATAATTCTTCATATTACTTGTTTACTCATGGAGATGATGGAATAATTATTGCACATAAACTAGAAGAGTGGTATAACTTTCAACCAGTACAACGATACAAAACATTAACTTCTGAAGAAGCGGAAGAAGAGTTTGGAAg gcgcAATAAAGTTTTGAATCATTTTACTCTCATGGTACAAAAAAGACTTAAAAATGAAGAAGAGGAAGAAGTTGATGAAGATGATAAAACTAAAGGGAAAAAAGCAGCTAAAAGTCGTAAAAGCAAAG aACTCAAAATATCAGAAATGGAAGAATGGGAGGAAAGTGAAGAAGATGAGTCTGAAGAAGAAGAACAGGAcgaagaaaaaattgaaaagaaaaagaaacaaaaac aaAAAAGCAAAGTCAAagctaaaccaaaaaaaaaatcaaaagggTCTGACGAATCAGCAACCGAAGAAAGTGATGATGGTGATGAAGAAGGCAGGGAGCTGGATTATATATCTGATTCTTCAGACGA tgTGACAGATGATGAAGCTAAGGTTACTAAAGAAATGCAGGGAGTGTCAGAAGAAAAGGCATTAAAAAGTCTCTTGACATCTGATGAGGACGAAGACGAAGACGCAGAAAAGAAAGAAGAAAATAAagatgaacaaaataattctgATGTGGAAGAAGAAGATAAGACTAAAAAAGAAGAAAGCAAACCTAAGCAATCCTCACCAAATAAGAAAAAGAAGAAAACCAGtgataaaaaaaccaaaaaagacacag attcAGATAGTGATAGTTCTGTAGATAGTTCAGATATAGACTGTGAGCCAATTAGAAAGAGACCATTTAGTTTAGTAGATGGAATGAAAAACAGTGATCTTATTGGTTTCCCAGGCGATACATCTATTCAAAG catGGAACCTGCCCAGAAAAAAGCTAGAGTTGAATTTTCACCAGTTACAATGTCTGATACGCATGGCATAACCGAAGAGGCTGTCCGTAGATATTTGTCACGAAAACCTATTACTACAACTCAACTTGTGACCAAGTTTAAAAATCGTTCCAATTTAAGTTCTGAACAATTAGTTAGGATTATAGCGTTATTATTAAAGAGAATCAATCCtgagaaaaaaatgataaagAACAAAATGTACTTGTcgttaaaacactaa
- the LOC132935748 gene encoding methyl farnesoate epoxidase-like has protein sequence MIFVTTIICVIIIICILDIITPYKYPIGPTRIPLIGNYVQIQKLRNELGFYHLVWHQLAKCYGQVFSVKLGRIEAVVVSGYDAVRQVLCKDDFDGRPDGFFFRFRAFYKRLGIVFVDGPTWKDQKKFCMQHLRKMGFGGDLMEKIIIEEVNDLMVDITIKCENAKPIEVHGLFDVSILNGLWAMLAGQRFALNDSRLTRLMELVHVSFRMLDMSGGILNQMPFIRFLAPNSSGFEHIKQILNEFYTFLKESVEEHKCGANYQEDFISAFLMEIEKNKDCPGSFSEEQLLVILLDLFLAGSETTSSMLSFAVLLLLKHQDIQDKVHAELDAVVGDREIQLADKKKLNYLEAVLMEVQRHSNVAPLAIAHRTIRKTSLQEYIIPKDTLVLASIWSVHMDKHHWGDPEVFRPERFLDSTGILINDSWLMPFGVGRRRCLGEILAKTNVFMFIAKLIQNFEMRIPNGVQLPDRPQDGVTISPSPFSAIFIPRR, from the exons ATGATTTTCGTAACGACaattatttgtgttataattattatatgtattttagatattatcacACCGTACAAATATCCAATAG GACCGACAAGAATTCCATTGATTGGTAACTATGTACAAATTCAAAAACTCAGAAATGAATTAGGATTCTATCACTTGGTTTGGCACCAGTTGGCCAAATGTTATGGTCAAGTATTTTCTGTTAAACTTGGTCGAATAGAAGCAGTAGTAGTCTCTGGATATGATGCAGTACGGCAAGTATTGTGCAAAGACGACTTTGATGGCCGACCAGAtggattttttttcagattCCGAGCTTTTTATAAGAGATTAG gcaTAGTATTTGTGGATGGACCAACGTGGAAGGATCAGAAAAAATTTTGCATGCAACATTTACGAAAAATGGGATTTGGTGGTGATTTaatggaaaaaattataattgaagaaGTAAACGATCTCATGGTAGATATAACGATAAAATGTGAG aatgcTAAACCAATTGAAGTTCACGGTTTATTTGACGTATCAATTTTGAACGGTCTTTGGGCAATGTTAGCTGGTCAGAGATTTGCGTTGAATGACTCTAGACTCACAAGACTTATGGAATTAGTACATGTCAGTTTCAGAATGTTAGATATGTCGGGAGGAATATTGAACCAGATGCCATTCATTCGGTTTTTAGCACCAAACTCTTCTGGATTCGAACAcatcaaacaaattttaaatgaattctatacatttttaaaa GAATCAGTAGAAGAACACAAATGTGGGGCAAATTATCAGGAAGATTTTATTAGTGCATTTTTAATGGAAATTGAGAAAAATAAGGATTGTCCTGGGTCATTTTCAGAAGAACAGCTTCTTGTTATATTGTTGGATTTATTTTTAGCTGGATCGGAAACCACAAGTAGTATGTTATCATTCGCTGTATTACTTTTACTTAAGCATCAAGATATACAAGATAAAGTACACGCAGAGCTGGATGCAGTAGTTGGAGATCGAGAAATTCAGCttgcagataaaaaaaa GTTAAATTATCTTGAAGCTGTATTAATGGAGGTTCAGAGACATAGTAATGTGGCGCCGCTAGCAATCGCTCATAGAACTATTCGAAAAACAAGCCTACaagaatatataataccaaAA GATACATTAGTATTGGCAAGTATCTGGAGTGTTCATATGGATAAACATCACTGGGGTGATCCCGAGGTATTTCGACCGGAAAGATTTTTGGACAGTACAGGAATCCTAATAAATGATAGTTGGCTCATGCCGTTTGGTGTtg GTAGACGAAGGTGCCTTGGCGAGATATTGGCTAAGACAAATGTGTTTATGTTCATTgccaaattaattcaaaattttgagATGCGAATTCCAAACGGAGTTCAATTGCCTGATAGACCTCAAGATGGTGTCACTATTTCTCCATCTCCATTTTCTGCTATTTTTATACCTAGACGTtga